The Accipiter gentilis chromosome Z, bAccGen1.1, whole genome shotgun sequence DNA window tgtgtgtttgtggatTAGCAGTTAATACAGTAAGAGGCTTTATTGTAACTAAATTGATTTcttcgccttttttttttttttccttccttctgtattttttccccttcttcccactCACCAGACTGTCCTCCCTTGTCTCAGGGTTTCCCGTGGGGACCATCACCTTCACTGCCCAGCGGTACTGGTCAGGGTGTGATGGGGAGGTGATCACAGCAAGAACCTAGCCAGGGAGTTCTGAGGGTGTAATGATGCTGAAGGCGTCTTTTTTCAGGGGGGATAGGTAAGTAAGTGAGCGTTGGCTGTGACTGTTGTATTGGGGGAGAAGAGATCCCTGATACGTATGGGCTGTTCGCCATGGCAGGCATGGTGGGCagaggtggggtggggagctccAGCCATCCCCAGTCCAAGGACACCCCATTTCCCAATGCAATGAAGCCACAGGTCATCAGAGGGAAATCCCAGCCCCACCTGCAGAGCCCTGAGGATTGCTTGGCAGGGTCTGTGCAATCGCaccatctttttctttccagtgcaaTTCAAATTCCCTGCATTACAATTAAATTGTTACCAGTCCATAGCACATTGGCCCATGCGCTGGGTGCTTAAGTCAAAGGCCATGACTGCAACGGATCTGCAAGGAATCAAGATCAAGGAAGACCAGACTTTGCTAGCTGATTGTTCAGTATCCCCAGACCACTCTGAAAGCTCAGGTGTTTACACCTTTTTGCTgtggttaattaaaaaaaattagttaggCTAGTAAACGCAGTCATTACTCAAGCTGGGACCCGGACATTAATCTGGGCTCCCCAGGATGGGCACAGACCTGTACTgcactttccttccttttccttttcctcttccttcctcccttctttactgcctgcctgctccttcctgccttccctccttctctctttcctcccttctctccctccctccctccctccctccctcttgccCCATGCCCTGTGCCCCTGctgcaggaaggcagagctgctcttgccccttcccatccctgggCAGCGGGAGCTGAAGCCGTAATTAAACTTGGCTGGGAGGAATGTGAATCAAAAggctgttaaaaaagaaaagaaacaagggtACCTGTGGGATTACGCGAGCCAGAAAAATGCAAAGCCGGCTTCCAGCCGCCCATAAAATAGATGCCGTCTCCTTTCCCATTGGCAGGGTTTGGCTGAGCACAAAAAGGCTGGGAAGAGGATTTTTATGGGAGTTATTTATAGCCTGGATGAATAGCGGTGTGTCTGTCGGTGGGTTTCTGCCTCTCAGCGTGTGCTGAGGTTGGGCTGAGCAAGGGGTGCCAGCCTCTCTGGGTACCACCTCCCTGGGTTTGGGATGGCACCAGCAAACCTGGATACAGCCCTGGGCCCTGGCAAGCCCTTTGTACAGGGAGGGGATTGGCATCAAAAGATgagaaatcaggagaaaaaaaacaatggGAAGGAGCAGCGAAGGGCAGCTGCTTGACCCCCAGCGGCTTTGCCTTGGCCAATGTCACCATGCACCTGCGTGGGGACAAGCAATGGGTTGTCCATCCCAAGAGCTACCACACCAGGACCATCCATGGGATATCTGTTGTCTTCACTCCTGGCCTGAccacttttcctctcttcccagctTTGATGGAGGTGTCTGAGGAGCTTTTCCCCCCATTTGCACCAGGAGCCAGCACAAAGATTCATCTCTTTCTGAACAAAATAAGTTCAAAATCATCACCAAACTCCAAGTGAAGCTCAAAAGTTGGCACTTCAAGGAGCACATTCATTAAAtaaaggaggggagaaaaagaaaagagagagaggagggggaagcaAAAAAAGATTACCTTGCTGAATTAATCAGGCTTCACTGTAATGTTCAGCCTCggattttatttcctgtaataaGCCCATTAATACGGGTGTCTATAGCAGGGGGCTTTTAGCAGCAGGCACCATTAGTGTAACGAGGAAGGGCTAATAGAGTTTTATTGGAATTTTTACTCCGACATCACAGCCTTTTAAAACAGCTGTCTCAATAGGCATTATTATTCTGATTAACATTCAGACAGCACAAATCATAGTGATGCCCTTGGTGTCCCGCAGGTTTTATCATAATCATTCCAAGTCCCCGATGCGTCGGCTAGTCCTCGGAGGGGTGAGGAATTTTAGACCCTGGCAGAGGCTGGGGCTCATTTCTCCTGTGCCAATGTACCGACTACTTCTGAGGGGGCCTGCCGGGCTGCAATGGAGTGGGGTCCTGCTGTTACTAAAGGGCAGTGGAAGCAGCTGGAACTGGCCAGATGCTTTTTGAGTATCTCTGATCCCTGGGTGAATTTGAAGATGGGATAGGAAGGGTTAAAAACCAAGCTGGCATCCTGGATACCCATTCTGCCTTCATTCTCACTCTGTTTCTCACCCATGTGAGAATTcaatttttgatttttaaaattcaattaaattaaatttagatattttttttttagtgtgtgaaTTTAATATTGCACCAGCAGTTTGGGTGCACAAACGCAGCAGTTTGCTGGGCAGCATTGTTTCCAGACAGCAGCCAGCCCCAGGACTGGAAAAGGTTTTCCTTGTATCCACAAGACCCGTGCCAGGTGGGAAGGAGCCAGGTCCAAGCCGGAGGCACCATGAGGGTGTCACACCAGGGTTGTCACACCAGTCCTCATACAGCCCGGGAGCATCCGCAGGGCTGGCATGGGGGCTCCTACTGCCTGGTCAGTCAGGCTGGACGGGGTCTGGCCTCTGTGTTATTGATTCTATTTGAgcgatggggaaactgaggcacaaggaaGGGCAGCAGCTTGCCCACAGGGACAACACAGGCAGCGCAGGAGTCCTGCCTCCCAGCCCAGACATGTAACCGGGAGGGAGCAGACAAGCTGCCATGAGTTATAGATAATTGCAAGCAAAGTAAGCGAGGGATTAAACATCAAAAGCAAACAGGCTGCAATCGCACTCTTGGCTTTTATCTGTCACGTTTTGTTTCGCAGGGGTAATTTATGAGGGTGTTTTATTGCAATTGAGTGTGGCAGCATGcatggagagcagcagctggcttgTCCCAGCTCTGGCTGTACCCTGCAGGGCTTTAAACCACCCTGGGTGCGCTGAAGCAGGTGTTTTGGCTTGGAGCTGGGCAAGGGAGCCTAAGGGCACCAGGCAGGCTGGAGACCTACTAATTACTTTCTCATTAGTATCTAATTACAatctctccacctcctccactCTCCCAAGGGATCTGCCTCTGCCAGGAGTCACCTTGTGCCCGGGCAAACCCCAGGGGAtggcttccccccctcctcccccgagATCCATCCTGGTGTTGCAAAGTTTCCCTGCTCCCATGTCTTTGTTACTGACTCCTCAGCATCGCTGAACATAATTAGCAATAACTTACGGCTTCCTTCTCTGGAACATCAGGACGAAGGGGGATCCCTCCTCCCCGGTGGCCACGAGGCAGGTACAGATGTGTGTGAGCTCTCACAGCTAgctccagcagcaggagggtGCCAGGCACAGCTGGCGTGCCCGATCTCAACCATTGCCAGGAGCCAGCTGGGGTTCACATCGATCCGGGGCACTGCAAGGGCTCCTGCCTTCTCCCAGCATCTCCCCCACTGGTGGCTAACCCCCTTTTGCGGTCAAGTGTGTCGGCTGCCCCTAGCTGAGACCAGACCCCTGCCCTCCCACCCgtgcctgctgccctccctccccagctagTTGTGTTTGTGGTGAATTCAGCAGGAACCTGGACCCTTACGGGGTTATTCAAGCTCTAAATAGAGGACCCCAGTGCTGGGATGGGGTCCCAGGACAGGAGACAGGCTTAAAACCACATACAATGGCAGGTCGCGTTGCTGAGATCCGAGCCCCAAGGTGCCTCCCCAACCCTGGGCACGCAGGAAATTtgagggagagctgggggaaTCCACTGCTTAATGACCACATGGATGCTGCGTTGTGACATTATCTAATTGCCTGCATGTCTCAGAtgattaataaattaaattccacCCCTGGGGCTCCTGTCCTAAAGCCCAAGCAGAGCCCGTggctctctgctgctggcaggcaaCATCCAGACATCCCATTGTGTTCACCTGGGACCAGCAGCCCTCCCAGGACACATGGTCCCTGAGGGCTCTGAAAATGCCTTGCAGGGAGGTCTCAGTGAccatcagcagaggaaaaaacaccagCTGGCTGAGGCATGGGCAAGTCACCTCCTCAATTGTTTTCTGCCGGTCTCAGCCCTTTGGAAAGTCCCTGCCCAAGGCAGCTGCTGAGCCTGGGGGAGATGCTCCATGCAGCCCGGGACAAGCTGGGTGCTCTTTGCTGCCCTAGAGGTTCCTCCCATACTCCTGTATGTCCACCTAAGCCAAGACTTAAAAGgggtttaggttttgtttttcattctcctgGCATGATCTCCCCACAGCACAGAGATGCCTGCTGCAGGGCACCAGGGTGTTTATCAtctgtttaaaatttttaattattttcatgttaAGCACCTGATGGTGTCTTTTGGATAGAAACAGGAGGGACCtagccttccctccttccctgtttccctccctcccctctttccttcctctcttcctccatttcttgcttcctttcatccttccttcctctctttgtctctgcctcccttccttcccttcttctccctaAAAATTTACTAATGTCTTCCTTATTACATTCCTAAAAGCCTCATTTAgtcacaggcagcagcaggcaaggagAAATTCAACGATAAGGGcaaaaacaacagtaaaactgGAATGAAATGACAGCCATAAACCCAGTACCAGGAGGGACAGTAAAACTGCAGTTTGGCAGGAGCCAGCAGGCCTGCACTAATACcgtttttttctgattaaaacacTCTGGTCACAGATTAACTTCCTTTGCTCAATATTTATTGTCTCACCTGCgctggaagggagggaggagaggaagagtggTGGGCAGGATTGGGAATCTGCAGCAggtctgcagctctgcagcctttgGCAGCTGCCTGGGACATGGACACATACTCAAAAGTGACAAACGTGCCTCCAGCAGTTACCCTCCATCATTGAGTGCTCTGCATACCAGGGCGGTATCCCAGAGTATCATCCCAGGACTTACCCGTGGCTGCAAGAGTCACTGTCAGAGGTGGGGATGCTCCGAGTGTCCCAAAAGTGCAGGACAGGGGCGATGATGAAGACAGGCACTGCTATAACCTGGGCGAGCACATTGATTTGTCTCAGTCAAACCAAagccccagcagctctggggaaaCCACATCCCTTGGTAGACTGACACATTTGTTTCAGTGGCAACAGAAAACGGGATGGAAATGAGACTAAATTCCTGGCCACCACCCCTCAAGCGTCTCTACATCTCTGCATCCCCCACTGGGCTTATCCATCGCTCCTTGCAGAGCGCAGGACGTGCCAACCCAGTGCAGAAGCACCGCAGCTCTTTCCTAATCCCTCACAGCCCTATTAACATGCCATAGAGGGATCAAATGCCTCCATGGGACcttgatgcatttttaatgtattaattcCACACTTGAGCTCCAGCTCAGCTCCCCAACTCATCCTTCCAGAGCAGCTCAGGCCAGGGATTGTGGAGGATGTGTTTGCCCTGATGCTGGGGGATGGGGGCTTAGGACACGGGTGACCCCATCACAGGGGCACTTTTCCCAGGATGATCTCCAAAAGCTCCCCTGCGGAAGTGAAAAGGCATCGAGGCACATGCCTACAGAGAATCCCAATGGGCCTCAGTTTCCTTTTGATGCTCCCAAGTCAGGAGCAACGTCAGGGTCCCCCACAGCTCCTCTACTCCACCGTCCTGCACCCAGCTAGGCATTTTTAATCTCCTCACCATAGATACATTTTGGATTACAACTGGACTGTAACCATCAAAATATAAAAGGCTTCGGGGCTTTACAGCATGGCAGCAATGGCTCCTATGAGTTGCAATGCCTTTGCATCCCCAGCAGCTCCATTTGCACCAGCCCGATGCCTCCCCGTACCACAGGAAAGGCTCGTTGCTCCCTTCCAGCCCTTCACACCCTCTCGCAGAACCTAAACTATTCAGACAAGAGGAGGTGGATCTATGGTAAGGAAGCGGGGGGCTCCATATAGCCAGGGTCCAGCTCTCACACCCGGCTGTacccccagctcctcctctgcctgctgctgacTTCCACTCTGAATGTTtcagatgttggggtttttttttcgggggggggggggggggatttaatttttattttaaaaaaatttaaaagaataattctCAGACCACCTCTGAGCTATTTTAGCAGCAGCTAAACACCAGCAGCTCCTACCTGCCAGGGACGGCATCCCAGCATGGGTACCAGCGCTCCTCGGCACGCGCTGCCTCCCCAGCCTCCATCCTAAATCACAACACAACAAACAGGCTGTTCATTAGGCACTGTTTAATTAAGCAATATGGATCCTGCCTCGATATTTACAATCCCACTTGTTCTGATTTATTAGAGAGAGAGTCTCGTTTTTAAAGACGGCGACTGTAAAGTTTAATACCGCTTGACTTACTGCGAGTTTCATTTACGGCCCCGGGCCGAggtgctgcagcccaggctgggagCCAGTGGGCTATTAAATCAGAGCTAACTGCGTGTGCAGGGAGATGACTAGCTTCGTTACAACCGGTTCAACAGCTAATTACCCCAGTCTGGATTCCCACATTTAAGCCAATTCATTGCTGCTTTTCCAGGGCCCTGGGGAAGAGCGGCGAAGTTCGGAGGTTGGCGCAAAGGCACTTGTTGCGATCAGAAGGGATGGGGGCCATGATGGCAAGAGCAGAGCCCAGAGAGACACTGCTTGTCCCAGGAGGGAAGAAAGCAGTTTGTAAGAGGCCAGACTCTGAGCTGGGCACCCCCCATGCCATGCAGCGGGATGCTGTGTACAATGATGGTTCCAAGCTCAAGggtcaccccaaaacccaccacctcctccccaaaaccctTGGGCACCTCAGGAGCCCTGAGGCCAGATGGTGGAATGGCTTGTGGGCTCCAGGATGGGGTGATCAGGGGGGAAGGATGGGGCCAGCATGCAGGAGGGCCACATCTAGCCTGGGTCTGAGCATCACACTGGCCAGACacttctccctgcccccagccccacaggtaGGCATGGGGGAGCAATGCAcagatgggggggaggggggcacagcccTCCCCACAAATTGGCATCTTGTAGGTAGGAGGAGAAGATTTCTCTCCTTGCAAGATATTTCTAGCCCCCAGGAGCCCACTCACAGACTCGACAAGGATAGGGGTCTCATTAAGGAGTTATGAGAATGACACTTTAGTGACAAATAAAAACTATTTGTGCAAAGGCGTGATGGCAGATGGTGCTGGGCATCCCCCCACATCAGCTGTGAGGCATCACTGTCCAGGACCTACCCCTGCACGGCCCTGGGGCTTCCctgagggaaggggctgcaggggagatgGGAGAGCACAGAGGCGGTTGCAGCATCCCTCAGCTCAGCCCAGGGactgggctgcggctgccccaCGCCATGGctgggcacagggaaggggaaagggggcaACAGTGCCACAAGCAGAGCTGGACCCCCTGGCAGACCCCGGGCTGGTGATGAACCAGCCCCTTGCTGCACCATGGCGGCCCTCCACGGCAGCCCCAGTACCCGTGGTAGGCAGGACGAAGgctgcagccccgcagccccaggcagagagaaggaagaggagcagcTCCAGGGCCGAGCATCCCAGCCGGCAGCCTCCGTGCAGTGACTTTGCCAGGCCTCAGCCCTCTCCCAGGAGCTGGCTAAGCCTTGGGCAGCATCAATTCCTCCCTGCTTCCCACTCCTCCCCGAGCCTGCAGTGCTCAGAGCCAGGCTCAGAGCTCCCCCCAGGGAGGAACAGGAGGCAACGCAGAAAGACAGGGACAGCACCAAGCAGCATGGGGCTGCCGGCACAATCCCTTCAGCCCCCAGTGTTATGCCCCCCCAGCAGCTGGGGTTCCCCACCAGAGACCCCAAACCTCCCACCCGGGCCCGAGAGCCACGAGGACACAGGCAGAGGCACTTTGCTTCCAGGTTTTATTGGCCGGGGAGGCCGTGCACTCCAGTCCCACCAGTAAGACTGGACTGGTAAGGAGGGTAAGCCCTTTAGTGGTGGTAGGAGCACTCTGCAGAGGTGGAAGACATAgcctgggatggggaaggaggcagaaggaaCAGCATCACCTGTGCAAGGATGCCACAGGATTAGGACTAGGGTACCTGAACAGGTAAAACCAGTCCCCAAGTTGGGCCAAGCCACAACAAGGCTCAGAAGCAGCTGGGAGACCAGAGGGCTCACAAGTGACATGAGTTCCCAAGCCTCAGCTCTCGCCAGCCCCAGGTGACTGCTCTCCCTGGCCTCACCGAGCACAGCTGAGGACTGGCTCCGCTGCTCCCCATCACGACATCTCCTTGGCCCTCTGCTTGTAGTGCACCTCGGGGAGGCTCCTGAGGCGCTCAGCTGCCTGCGGGGCACAACACAAGGGGCAGCCAGCAGCCGGTCCTGGGGACAGCCCTGGCACAGGACCCCCTGGCTCCCCACAGTCCCCCCTCTCTGAGCTGCGGTCACCTGCTCTGGGGTGAGGTCCCGCTGCGCCTGCGCCAGCATCTCGTAGCCCACCATGAACTTGCGGACGGTGGCGGAGCGGAGCAGCGGAGGGTAGTAGTGGGCATGGAGCTGCCAGTGCCCACAGTCCTCCTCCAGGTAGGGGCCCGTGGGGGCTCCTGTTGGGGATGCAGCCACTGCATGAGCCCCGGGGAGGGGATGCAGATGAGAGAGTTGCCAGGGTCCCCCAGCCACCCCACTCACCATGCCAGCCCATGGAGTAGGGGAAGGAGACTTCAAAGAGGTTGTCGTACTTGATGAGCAGCCTCTGCATGATGGAGGCCAGACCTGCAGGGGAGTGCCAGGCAGTCGCACCCTGAGCTGGCCAGCCCCCTCCAAAGGAAGGCAGCACATGGGGCTTGAGGCAGGGGGGGCCACCCTCAGCACCACTCCCTGGGTGGACATCAGTGACAGGCAGGGGGGGGATGCACTTGGCACTTCCCCCCCTCCTCACCCATGCAGACAGCCTGAACAACATGGCAGGAGGAACCCTCATTCCTCACCAGCCAGCACCCCAAAAGTATGGGGCATCATGTGCTTCATCACCCCAAAAAGGACACCAGTTCCCCCACCAATGGGCATCCAGTTCTTGCCTTGGCAAAACAGGGATGCTAGTGCCCCCCCAAGCTGAGCCTGGCAGCCCCGCACCCCAAGGGGACACAGACCCTCCAGCACCAGCAAGACTGCCACAAAGCTGCCTCCTAATGAAGACCGATCCCAAAGGATGTGGGACAGGGGCTAACGAGGTGCAGAGCCACTCACTGTCCCTCTCGCCCTCATGGAGGTCCTGGAGGCGGAAGACGTGGCGGCGGGGCAGCAGCAGGGTCTGGTAGGGCCAGGTGGCCCAGTATGGAACCACAACCAACCAGTCCGCGTTCTCCACCACCAGCCGCTCCTGTAGGACACAGCACTTCATGGGAAGCCCCAACACCCTGGGGATGGGCGTTCCCAGGGGCCCTGCTCTTGGCGGCTGGGGGGCCCACCCCAGCACATATCCAGCTCCCAGGGAGGAGATATGGGCAACAGCCATGTCCTCACCTTTCGGCGAGCCTCCTGCTCAGCATACTCCAGCAGCATGGGCACGCCGTGCTGGCTCAGGTACTGCCGCTGGGTCCGGTCCTCCATGCGTGCCTCGTTCGGTAGGAAGCTGCTGGCCCACACCTGGGAGGAAcatgggggcacagggctgggttACCCGCACCCCGCATTTGCAAAGGTGCCCCAGCCACGCTGCCCATATGCAGGTCCGTGCTGCCACCAGGTGGAGAGTCCGACATGTGGCAGCCACAAGGGACAGTCCTCCGGATGGGGGGTGACAGGACAAACATGGGGGTATCCTCGCTGCAAAAAGCTTTGGGACCAGGGCAGGGGGATTCCCGTTCACATCTTCCCCCTGGGTTTGTTGTAGGGTCACCCACAGGGACTCGTGGTTAAGCCAGGTCACGGGCGGGACAGCCTTACCTGGCAGTGGGGGTGCGGGTTGGAGCAGCCCATCATCGCTCCCTTGTTCTCGAAGATCTGCGGAGGAAGAGGTGCAGCCAGCAGGTCCCAGCCTCAGggtccctgctgcaggctgctgcgGTGTCCCCGGCACGTCAGGAAAGCATCCCACAGGAGACCGGAGCCTCATACCCCCCTGGAAATACTCAAGAGGGCATGAGGTACAGACAGGGGACCCACACGCGACTGGGATGGTCCCAATCCCGGGCGCTGCcagagcacccagccctggccccCCGCCTCCACCCAAGATCCCCAGGGCAAGGAGAGAAGGGCAGCCCCCACCAGCCCCGGACCTGCACCCAAGGGTAGGAGGCACCCAGTTCGACAGTCAGCTCTGCCCACGCGTCGATGACAGCCCGGATCTCTGCCAGGGACATGAGGGGCAGCGTCAGGTCCGACCAAGGGTGGAAGCACATCACCTTGCTGTGGAGGAGACACGCGTGGCTGGGACGGCAGGGCATCTCTGGGGACCCCCACAGCCCTGCCGGGTGCTGTGGAACAGGGGACAGggataaaaccccaaaacagagcaGGCGTGCACAGAACAGGCACCGCAAGGAGGGGAGCAGCCTCAGTCCAGCTTCATCCCATGAGTTCTGGCTGACATAGTGGCCGGGACCCCCTGGAGCCATGGAGGTACTTACCACACACCCCGGGCTGCTGCAACTCGAAACAAGGGGTGATCGTTGTCACCTGGGCAAGGACAGAGagtggggaggaagaggatgctGGGCCAGCACCTACTCCTCTCCAGGCCACCGTGCAGCTCCCCCAGGACCTGAGCCGGGAGGTCCCCGGCAGCCTGCTCTCCCCGCGGAAGTTACCAGGCTCGGGAGCATCGGGCTGCAGTGCAGGGAAGTCATTTGGGAAGACGAAGGTGCCCTCGTACTGGGGGTTCACCTGCCAGGGCGAGAGTCGGGGTCAGGGGCAGACGGGGCGGTTGGGGAGCCTGGACGCCTGGGTCCTTGGTGGTACCTTGCCGTTGGCCCGGGTGGCCCCGGGGCAAAGAGGGTTGTTGGGGTCCCAGCGGGGGACATCCTCCGGGGGTGGCTTCTCCAGCTGCCCCTGCCAGGGTCGCTTCACCCGGTGGGCCGACACCAGCACCCAGTCATCCCGCAGCGGGTTGTAACGAGCGTGCTGGTGCTCTGCGGGGAGAGACGAGCGGGGCGTCAGGGAGGACGGAACGCGGGTCGcagaccaccaccaccccccccccccccgccatgccccCTCCGCGGGTAACCCTGCGAGAAGGTCTGCACCCCGCTTTAAGCCCCCTTCAGCTTCACTCCTTCCTCCCCGCCTGAGGCCGGCGGGGAGGGTTCCccgctgccaccaccacccccccccttccccgggcagGGAGCgtcccccgcagccccccggctttcccggcgctgggctgggctctgccgGGGTTCCGGAGGGAGGCACAGCCCCCACCGTACCGCTGGCACGAAAGCGGCcggcctcctcctcttcctcccccgcCGGCGATGGCTCCATGCCCCCGCCGCTCCCGGAAGCCCCGGCGGTAGCACCGGCACCGCCCCGCGGGTCCGGCCCCTTCCAGCCGCCtaccgccgccccgctccgccccgccgcgccggcgCAGGGCCGCCCGCGGCCGGGCATGGCGTGGCCGAGGCGGGTACGCTCCCGCTCCCGTTCCCCGTCCggctggcggcggggcggagcggcggcggcggtggcggcggcggcgggtggcggcggcggcggcggcatggGGTCGGCGGGCCGGCGGGTGCTGCGGGCCGGGCTGGCGCTGGGCGCGCTGGCGCTGGTGCtgcaggggctgcggggctggctgGCCTCCAAACGGTACGAGTTCACCCCCGCCGAGATCGCCCAGCTCGCCCGGCACCACGCGGGTACGCGCCGCCCGTGGGGAAGGGGCCCACCGGCCGGGGGGTGGCGGGTGGGGAGACGGGACCGAGGAGGGATGGGAACGGAACCGGGGACtggggcgggggcgcggcggcctgggctggggaagggatCCGTAGGGGGGACGAGAGGTCGAGGAGGGGCTGGTACGGGGGGGCCGGGATCACggggggaatggggctggggtcagggaggggctggggggctgcgagTGGGACGGGAAGGGGAGCGATGCCGGGGAACAGGGTCCAGGAGCATGGGGGGAAGTGGGGTGGAGGAATGGGACTGGAGCGAAGAAGGGATGGGGACTAGGGCAGCAGCACCACCCAGCCTGGTTGGGGCTGAACCCGAGGTTAAGGTGGCTCTCTCggtgctggggctgggccagGTCAGGGGACCAAGCCCCAGGTGGGCCAGGGGCACAACCGACCCCCCAACTAGGGCTGGAGGGGAGGGCTGGCCCCGTAGGGCACAGGGTGTTTGGTCGCAACAGAGGTGCTACACGTCACCGGGGCAGGGTCGCTGTCACCTTCCTTGGGTCCCCCATATAGCCCAGCACCTAGGGTGGGCTCTAGACTGTAGCACTCGGTGCTGCACATCCTCCGTCACCATCTGGGTAGGCAGTGGGGCTGGGTCAGCGGCCATGGGGGCTGAAGGCTGGAGAGAGGAGACATCTTCCCTAGGCAGATCCCTCTAAGGATGTGCTGGGACCCTGTGGCTGTAGGGGGGGATTCAGGGAGGTGCCAGCAGAGCTTGCTCGATGCCAGGGACTCACGGTGaccctgggtgctgcagggctggacCATGAGCTGGCTTTCTCCAAGATCATTGTGGAGCTACGGAAGAAGCACCCAGGCCACATCCTGCCAGATGAGGACCTGCAGTGGGTGTTTGTGAATGCAGGCGGGTGGATGGGCTCCATGTGCCTCCTGCACGCCTCGCTCACCGAGTACGTGCTGCTCTTTGGAACGGCTGTTGATACTGGGGGCCACTCAGGTAAGCAGGGAGACAGGGCTGGCAGGTGGGGGGTTTCTCTGAGCTCTTTCCACTCCACTCATT harbors:
- the GALT gene encoding galactose-1-phosphate uridylyltransferase isoform X1 is translated as MEPSPAGEEEEEAGRFRASEHQHARYNPLRDDWVLVSAHRVKRPWQGQLEKPPPEDVPRWDPNNPLCPGATRANGKVNPQYEGTFVFPNDFPALQPDAPEPGDNDHPLFRVAAARGVCKVMCFHPWSDLTLPLMSLAEIRAVIDAWAELTVELGASYPWVQIFENKGAMMGCSNPHPHCQVWASSFLPNEARMEDRTQRQYLSQHGVPMLLEYAEQEARRKERLVVENADWLVVVPYWATWPYQTLLLPRRHVFRLQDLHEGERDSLASIMQRLLIKYDNLFEVSFPYSMGWHGAPTGPYLEEDCGHWQLHAHYYPPLLRSATVRKFMVGYEMLAQAQRDLTPEQVTAAQRGGTVGSQGVLCQGCPQDRLLAAPCVVPRRQLSASGASPRCTTSRGPRRCRDGEQRSQSSAVLGTLVLILWHPCTGDAVPSASFPIPGYVFHLCRVLLPPLKGLPSLPVQSYWWDWSARPPRPIKPGSKVPLPVSSWLSGPGGRFGVSGGEPQLLGGHNTGG
- the GALT gene encoding galactose-1-phosphate uridylyltransferase isoform X2 translates to MEPSPAGEEEEEAGRFRASEHQHARYNPLRDDWVLVSAHRVKRPWQGQLEKPPPEDVPRWDPNNPLCPGATRANGKVNPQYEGTFVFPNDFPALQPDAPEPGDNDHPLFRVAAARGVCKVMCFHPWSDLTLPLMSLAEIRAVIDAWAELTVELGASYPWVQIFENKGAMMGCSNPHPHCQVWASSFLPNEARMEDRTQRQYLSQHGVPMLLEYAEQEARRKERLVVENADWLVVVPYWATWPYQTLLLPRRHVFRLQDLHEGERDSLASIMQRLLIKYDNLFEVSFPYSMGWHGAPTGPYLEEDCGHWQLHAHYYPPLLRSATVRKFMVGYEMLAQAQRDLTPEQVTAAQRGGTVGSQGVLCQGCPQDRLLAAPCVVPRRQLSASGASPRCTTSRGPRRCRDGEQRSQSSAVLGDAVPSASFPIPGYVFHLCRVLLPPLKGLPSLPVQSYWWDWSARPPRPIKPGSKVPLPVSSWLSGPGGRFGVSGGEPQLLGGHNTGG
- the GALT gene encoding galactose-1-phosphate uridylyltransferase isoform X3, encoding MEPSPAGEEEEEAGRFRASEHQHARYNPLRDDWVLVSAHRVKRPWQGQLEKPPPEDVPRWDPNNPLCPGATRANGKVNPQYEGTFVFPNDFPALQPDAPEPGDNDHPLFRVAAARGVCKVMCFHPWSDLTLPLMSLAEIRAVIDAWAELTVELGASYPWVQIFENKGAMMGCSNPHPHCQVWASSFLPNEARMEDRTQRQYLSQHGVPMLLEYAEQEARRKERLVVENADWLVVVPYWATWPYQTLLLPRRHVFRLQDLHEGERDSLASIMQRLLIKYDNLFEVSFPYSMGWHGAPTGPYLEEDCGHWQLHAHYYPPLLRSATVRKFMVGYEMLAQAQRDLTPEQAAERLRSLPEVHYKQRAKEMS
- the SIGMAR1 gene encoding sigma non-opioid intracellular receptor 1 isoform X1 gives rise to the protein MGSAGRRVLRAGLALGALALVLQGLRGWLASKRYEFTPAEIAQLARHHAGLDHELAFSKIIVELRKKHPGHILPDEDLQWVFVNAGGWMGSMCLLHASLTEYVLLFGTAVDTGGHSGRYWADISDTVISGTFRQWKEGTTRSEIYYPGDTIVHQAGEATSVQWSAGTWMVEYGRGFIPSTLAFALADTLFSTQDFVTLFYTLRVYAKGLLLEANAFFSTLGC